In the genome of Bacteroidota bacterium, the window GCTATTTTTTTTGCAAAAACATTTAAACCGGCAAGTAGTTCATCTTCCATATCGAAAATATAGTCAACTTCCTTTTTAGGAACAACAAGAGTATGACCTTTTGCCAAAGGAAAAATATCTAAAAAGGCATAATAATTTTCGTCCTCTGCAATTTTGTAGGATGGAATTTCTCCACTAATAATTTTTGTGAAAATTGAAGCCATATTTCTTTGATTGATTTTTATTTTGAGATATTTACAATTTCCATTTGAATAATTCCGGAAGGAACTTTAATGTCGATGCAATCTCCAACTTTGTGTCCTAAAAGAGCTTTTGCAATTGGAGTTGAAACCGAAATTTTTTTCTCTTTGATATTTGCTTCGCTTTCCGAGACAATAGTGTATTCCATAAGAGAATTATTCTTTTTATTTTGAATATTGACTTTACTGAAAATTTGAACTTTCGAGGTATCTATCGTCGATTCATCAATAATTCTTAGTCCACTCATAGAATTTTGAAGTTTAGAAATTTTCATTTCCAACATTCCCTGAGCTTCTTTTGCAGCATCGTATTCTGCATTCTCCGAAAGGTCTCCCTTATCGCGGGCTTCAGCAATTTGCTTTGATATATTTGGTCGTTCTACCCTTGTCAAATGGTCTAAATCTTCTTTCAGCTTCTTTAAACCTTCTTCTGTAATATACGAAATATTCGCCATCTTTTTATATTAAATCACTAAAAACAAAAAAGAATTCCAAAACAATTTCGGAACTCTTTCGGCTGCAAAGTTATAAAAGATTTTTTATATACAAATTTTTTGGAAATTTTGGATTCTAATTCCTATTTAAAATAAATATTAACAATTAAAAAGCACTATAGTCAGTAGAACGAAATGCTCCGAACCATTTTAGAATCTTTTCACCAATTCCATCAGCATCGATATGAATAATGTAAACACCACTTGCAATGGCTAATCCGTATTGATTTTTCACATCCCAATCGAGAAAAGTATCAGAATTAGATTTTCTAAACCTACGAACAAGAGTTCCCCTGATAGTATAAATTGATATTGTACATTTTTGTGGCAAATTAGTGAATTTCACAATAT includes:
- a CDS encoding HIT family protein, with translation MASIFTKIISGEIPSYKIAEDENYYAFLDIFPLAKGHTLVVPKKEVDYIFDMEDELLAGLNVFAKKIAKAIDEVIECERVGVAVIGLEVPHTHIHLIPINNIEDINFARPKLKFSKEEFSEIAEKIRLALK
- the greA gene encoding transcription elongation factor GreA, with the protein product MANISYITEEGLKKLKEDLDHLTRVERPNISKQIAEARDKGDLSENAEYDAAKEAQGMLEMKISKLQNSMSGLRIIDESTIDTSKVQIFSKVNIQNKKNNSLMEYTIVSESEANIKEKKISVSTPIAKALLGHKVGDCIDIKVPSGIIQMEIVNISK